From a region of the Bradyrhizobium diazoefficiens genome:
- a CDS encoding DUF1522 domain-containing protein → MSGIVLSSSVRQNLLSLQSTADLLATTQSRLSTGKSVNSALDNPTNFFTAQSLDNRASDINNLLDGIANGVQVLQAANTGITSLQKLIDSAKSIANQALQTTVGYSTKSNVSTTISGATAADLRGTTSFASATASSNVLYNGTAGGTTAASGTTTLGATIGSFTGTTATTGAGGTTALTGTITLIATNGTSASGLAGVAQPSDGDTLTVNGKTITFRAGTAPASSAVPSGSGVSGHLVTDGSGNTTVYLGDTATASTLATVDDLLAAVDLASGVKTVSISSGAATIATSVNQTASSVGSSAVTLKSSTGADLSVTGKADLLKALGLTTAVGGGNATVNVNRTTSAASLGSTIADGSTLNVDGHVITFKNAPIPGSTGAPSVPSGFGASGNVLTDGNGNSTVYLQGGTVNDVLKAIDFATGVQTFTLNGSGGGTLATASGQTASSINASGQLKISTGVNADLSITGTGNALNVLGLAGNTGTATAFSAARTSGVGGLTGKTLTFSSFNGGTAVNVTFGDGTNGTVKTLDQLNTKLQANNLTATIDANGLLTVSTTNDYASSTIGSSAAGGAIGGTLTTALTFSTASSPVQDTVAQTSRANLVSQYNNILNQIDSTSQDSSFNGVNLLNGDQLKLVFDETGKSNLSITGVTYNSKGLGLAALTGGVDFIDNAATNKVLTNLNAASSTLRSEASSLGSNLTIVQVRQDFNKNLINVLQTGSSNLTLADTNVEAANSQALSTRQSIAVSALSLANQSQQSVLQLLR, encoded by the coding sequence ATGTCCGGTATCGTTCTCTCCTCGTCGGTTCGTCAGAACCTGCTCTCCCTCCAGTCCACCGCCGACCTTCTCGCCACCACGCAGAGCCGTTTGTCGACCGGCAAGAGCGTCAATTCGGCCCTGGACAATCCCACCAACTTCTTCACCGCCCAGTCGCTCGACAACCGCGCCAGCGACATCAACAATTTGCTCGACGGCATCGCCAACGGCGTGCAGGTGCTGCAGGCCGCCAACACCGGCATCACCTCGCTGCAGAAGCTGATCGACAGCGCCAAGTCGATCGCCAACCAGGCGCTGCAGACCACGGTCGGCTACTCCACCAAATCCAACGTCTCCACCACGATCTCCGGTGCGACGGCGGCCGACCTGCGTGGCACGACGAGCTTTGCCAGCGCCACGGCGAGCAGCAACGTGCTGTATAACGGCACGGCCGGCGGCACCACCGCGGCGAGCGGCACCACGACGCTCGGCGCCACCATCGGCTCCTTCACGGGCACCACGGCAACGACCGGTGCCGGCGGCACCACGGCCCTGACCGGCACCATCACCCTGATCGCCACCAACGGCACGAGCGCCAGCGGCCTGGCCGGCGTTGCCCAGCCCTCGGACGGCGACACGCTGACCGTGAACGGCAAGACCATCACCTTCCGCGCCGGCACGGCGCCGGCGTCGAGCGCCGTTCCGTCCGGTTCGGGCGTCAGCGGCCACCTCGTCACCGACGGCAGCGGCAATACCACCGTCTATCTCGGCGACACCGCCACGGCGTCGACGCTCGCGACGGTCGACGATCTTTTGGCCGCGGTCGATCTGGCCAGTGGCGTCAAGACAGTGTCCATCAGTTCGGGTGCTGCGACGATTGCCACGAGCGTCAACCAGACCGCTTCGAGCGTCGGTTCGAGTGCCGTCACGCTGAAGAGCTCGACGGGTGCGGATCTGAGCGTCACCGGCAAGGCCGACCTGCTCAAGGCTCTCGGCCTGACGACGGCCGTGGGCGGCGGCAACGCCACCGTGAACGTTAACCGGACCACGAGCGCGGCCTCGCTGGGGTCGACGATTGCGGACGGTTCGACGCTGAACGTCGACGGCCACGTCATCACCTTCAAGAACGCGCCGATCCCGGGCTCGACGGGTGCTCCGAGCGTTCCGAGCGGTTTTGGTGCCAGCGGCAACGTCCTGACCGACGGCAACGGCAACTCGACCGTCTATCTGCAGGGCGGCACGGTCAACGACGTGCTGAAGGCGATCGACTTCGCCACCGGCGTGCAGACCTTCACGCTGAACGGCAGCGGTGGTGGTACGCTCGCAACCGCATCGGGTCAGACCGCCTCGTCGATCAACGCCTCCGGCCAGCTCAAGATCTCGACCGGCGTCAATGCCGATCTGTCGATCACCGGCACCGGCAATGCGTTGAACGTGCTCGGGCTCGCCGGCAACACCGGGACCGCGACCGCGTTCTCGGCGGCGCGCACCTCCGGCGTCGGCGGTCTCACAGGCAAGACCTTGACCTTCAGCTCCTTCAACGGCGGCACGGCGGTCAATGTCACCTTCGGCGACGGCACCAACGGCACGGTCAAGACGCTCGATCAGCTCAACACCAAGCTTCAGGCCAACAACCTGACCGCGACGATCGACGCCAATGGCCTGCTGACGGTCTCGACCACCAACGACTACGCGTCCTCGACCATCGGATCGAGCGCCGCGGGCGGTGCGATCGGCGGCACGCTGACGACGGCGCTGACCTTCTCGACGGCTTCCAGCCCCGTCCAGGACACGGTTGCCCAGACCTCGCGTGCGAACCTGGTGTCTCAGTACAACAACATCCTGAACCAGATCGACTCGACCTCGCAGGACTCCTCGTTCAACGGCGTCAACCTCCTGAACGGCGACCAGCTCAAGCTGGTGTTCGACGAGACCGGCAAGTCGAACCTGAGCATCACGGGCGTGACCTACAACTCCAAGGGTCTCGGCCTTGCTGCGCTGACCGGCGGTGTCGACTTCATCGACAACGCCGCCACCAACAAGGTGCTGACCAACCTGAACGCCGCGTCGAGCACGCTGCGCTCGGAAGCTTCGAGCCTCGGTTCGAACCTGACGATCGTGCAGGTTCGCCAGGACTTCAACAAGAACCTGATCAACGTGCTGCAGACCGGCTCGTCCAACCTGACCCTGGCCGACACCAACGTCGAGGCGGCCAACAGCCAGGCGCTGTCGACCCGGCAGTCGATCGCAGTCTCCGCGCTGTCGCTGGCCAACCAGTCGCAGCAGAGCGTGCTGCAACTGCTCCGCTAA